The Cynocephalus volans isolate mCynVol1 chromosome 2, mCynVol1.pri, whole genome shotgun sequence genome window below encodes:
- the SNRPD3 gene encoding small nuclear ribonucleoprotein Sm D3 yields MSIGVPIKVLHEAEGHIVTCETNTGEVYRGKLIEAEDNMNCQMSNITVTYRDGRVAQLEQVYIRGSKIRFLILPDMLKNAPMLKSMKNKNQGSGAGRGKAAILKAQVAARGRGRGMGRGNIFQKRR; encoded by the exons ATGTCTATTGGTGTGCCGATTAAAGTCCTGCACGAGGCTGAGGGCCACATTGTGACATGTGAGACAAACACCGGCGAGGTATATCGAGGGAAGCTCATTGAAGCGGAGGACAACATGAACTGCCAG ATGTCCAACATCACAGTCACGTACAGAGATGGCCGAGTGGCACAGCTGGAACAGGTGTACATACGTGGCAGCAAGATCCGCTTTCTGATTTTGCCTGACATGTTGAAAAATGCACCCATGTTAAagagcatgaaaaataaaaaccaaggctCAGGGGCCGGCCGGGGGAAAGCTGCTATTCTGAAGGCTCAAG TGGCTGCAAGAGGAAGAGGACGTGGAATGGGACGTGGAAACATCTTCCAGAAGCGAAGATAA
- the LRRC75B gene encoding leucine-rich repeat-containing protein 75B produces MGARLGRRAGPEAGSEAGAAAGGGPAPYERRVRWLREIQATLRQRRPERARQLLCLLRQDLGLEGTLLTDILYKNVAFLNPVDPISHDLLVNLARDLQCPKKDYELWKSSDKICRQLIYHLTPHSKRQRGSSLPRRKTQSCLKSSLQKTLLAGETVDLSGIPLSARDVQHITHYLGSHGAGLAVLDLSFTGLSDELLHLLLPSLWLLPHLTQLLLNGNRLTRAAARELTEAVKDTTKFPALAWVDLGNNVDVASLPQPLLVGLRRRLSQRTSLPTIYEGLDLESGGSTVGATAAASTWGSAAAGPGPEPQACCAR; encoded by the exons ATGGGGGCGCGGCTGGGCCGGCGGGCCGGGCCCGAGGCGGGCTCGGAGGCAggggcggcggcgggcggcgggcccGCGCCCTACGAGCGCCGGGTGCGCTGGCTCCGCGAGATCCAGGCCACGCTCCGCCAGCGGCGGCCCGAGCGCGCCCGGCAGCTGCTGTGCCTCCTGCGCCAG GACCTGGGCCTTGAGGGGACCCTCCTCACTGACATCCTCTACAAGAATGTTGCCTTCCTTAACCCGGTGGACCCCATCTCCCATGACCTTCTCGTGAACCTGGCCCGGGACCTGCAGTGCCCCAAAAAG GACTATGAGCTCTGGAAGTCCTCAGACAAGATCTGCCGGCAGCTCATCTACCACCTCACGCCTCACTCCAAGCGGCAGCGAGGGTCCAGCCTGCCCCGGAGGAAGACCCAGAGCTG CCTCAAGAGCAGCCTGCAGAAGACTCTGCTAGCAGGGGAGACCGTGGACCTCTCCGGCATCCCGCTGTCAGCGCGGGACGTGCAGCACATAACACACTACCTGGGCAGCCATGGGGCTGGTCTGGCGGTGCTGGACCTGAGCTTCACGGGGTTGAGTGACGAGCTGCTGCACTTGCTGCTGCCCAGCCTGTGGCTGCTGCCCCACCTCACCCAGCTCCTGCTCAACGGTAACCGGCTGACTCGGGCCGCTGCCCGCGAGCTCACCGAGGCCGTCAAGGACACCACCAAGTTCCCTGCGCTGGCCTGGGTGGACCTGGGCAACAATGTGGATGTggcctccctgccccagcccctgctggTTGGTCTGCGCCGGCGGCTCAGCCAGCGCACTTCACTCCCCACCATCTACGAGGGCCTGGACCTCGAGTCTGGGGGCAGCACGGTTGGGGCCACCGCTGCTGCCTCCACCTGGGGCTCTGCAGCTGCTGGGCCAGGGCCCGAGCCCCAGGCCTGCTGCGCCAGGTGA